The Novosphingobium terrae genome has a window encoding:
- a CDS encoding sugar transferase produces the protein MSGATIKMNAPVARLGGSLRKRAKARARAARMPLMPSLQRRRLQCYGMLMMADMAALFVGFALTGYAYNARAGLAESLLLAQLVLPVFLTVSLYNDGYAIKSLRSTERSVTAALMALMVSAAVVLFITFYARSTADYSRVGFTLGVLASVLTLGWERLQMRRVVRWRCGSSVINELVIDDDGPAISVPGAYHVSARSFNLEPSLSDPAALDRIGLVMRNADRVIVSAPAERRVEWSIILKGANVAGEVIDDSVMRLGANGARIAAGHGILQVSVGPLGLRSRITKRLLDVSIAGTAVLALSPLLLAVALAIKLEDGGPVFFFQRRVGRGNRFFPIMKFRSMTENKVGKDGGQSASKDDKRITRIGKFIRSTSIDELPQLFNVLRGDMSLVGPRPHATGSLAGDKLFWEVDVRYWQRHALKPGLTGLAQIRGLRGATDREEDLSGRLNADLEYLAGWSLWRDMWIIVATFRVLVHDKAY, from the coding sequence ATGTCTGGAGCCACGATCAAGATGAACGCACCTGTTGCACGTCTGGGAGGTTCACTGCGCAAAAGGGCCAAGGCCCGCGCCCGCGCGGCGCGTATGCCCTTGATGCCCTCGCTTCAGCGGCGGCGCCTGCAATGCTATGGCATGTTGATGATGGCCGATATGGCCGCGCTTTTCGTGGGTTTTGCCCTTACCGGCTATGCCTATAACGCGCGCGCCGGTCTGGCGGAATCGCTGCTGCTGGCCCAGTTGGTGCTGCCGGTGTTCCTGACCGTGTCGCTCTACAATGATGGCTATGCGATCAAATCCCTGCGCAGCACGGAACGCAGCGTCACCGCGGCGCTGATGGCGCTGATGGTCTCGGCGGCGGTGGTGCTGTTCATCACCTTTTACGCACGCAGCACGGCGGATTACTCGCGCGTCGGCTTTACGCTGGGCGTGCTGGCCAGCGTGCTGACTCTGGGCTGGGAACGGCTGCAGATGCGCCGCGTGGTGCGCTGGCGCTGCGGCTCCTCGGTGATCAACGAGCTGGTGATCGATGACGATGGCCCGGCGATCAGCGTGCCCGGTGCCTATCATGTCTCCGCCCGCAGCTTCAATCTTGAGCCCTCGCTGAGCGACCCCGCCGCGCTGGACCGCATCGGCCTGGTGATGCGCAATGCCGATCGCGTGATCGTCAGCGCGCCTGCCGAGCGCCGCGTGGAATGGAGCATCATCCTCAAGGGCGCCAATGTCGCGGGCGAGGTTATCGATGACAGCGTGATGCGTCTGGGCGCCAATGGCGCGCGTATCGCTGCCGGTCATGGCATTCTGCAGGTTTCCGTGGGCCCGCTGGGACTGCGCAGCCGCATCACCAAGCGTTTGCTGGATGTCTCCATCGCAGGCACGGCGGTGCTGGCCCTCTCGCCGCTGCTGCTGGCCGTGGCGCTGGCGATCAAGCTGGAGGATGGCGGCCCGGTCTTCTTCTTCCAGCGCCGTGTGGGGCGCGGCAACCGCTTTTTCCCGATCATGAAGTTCCGCTCGATGACGGAGAACAAGGTCGGCAAGGATGGCGGGCAGTCGGCCTCCAAGGATGACAAGCGCATCACCCGCATCGGCAAGTTCATCCGCTCGACCTCGATCGACGAACTGCCGCAGCTGTTCAACGTGCTGCGCGGGGATATGAGCCTTGTCGGGCCGCGTCCCCATGCCACCGGATCGCTGGCGGGCGACAAGCTGTTCTGGGAAGTGGACGTGCGTTACTGGCAGCGCCATGCGCTGAAGCCCGGGCTGACGGGGCTGGCGCAGATCCGGGGCCTGCGCGGGGCGACGGATCGCGAGGAAGACCTCTCGGGCCGGTTGAACGCGGATCTGGAGTATCTGGCGGGCTGGTCGCTGTGGCGCGATATGTGGATCATCGTCGCGACCTTCCGGGTGTTGGTGCACGATAAGGCTTATTAA
- a CDS encoding M3 family metallopeptidase: MTAANPLLAQTDLPAYGDIRPEHVVPAVEQAIADHKVAMAALAAKAGDPGLLAAKAEADIALGRVWGVVEHLLMVANTPELRAAHAEGQPLIDAHYTAVGQDRGLYEALAAIHPDALDSGEQRALKLALQAFELSGVALEGQARDDFAANRVEQGRLETEFSNAVLDATQAWHLEIHDEARLAGLSEADRAGMEAAARAAGQEAGWRVTLHAPSVMAVLSHADDRALRQEVYTAWNTRASDQGPNAGQFDNSPRIAEILERRGRSALALGFGDPVAVSLSTKMARDADEVEDFLGGLGAAARPRAKAELNDLGTFARDHLNLPDMQPWDVSWVGEAVRRDRHALDTAEIRRYLPLPRVLEALFGLVHELFGVEVRAADGVPVWHPDVRHFTLHRDGVEAPVAALYADFYAREGKRGGAWMDVCRVRRREGGALVTPVAYLITNFAPPVGGKPATLQHNDMVTLFHEMGHCLHHLLSEVDLASIGGISGVEWDAVELPSQFLENFAWEPATLKAASSHDETGEPLSDAWIERMLGARKFLGAMGLVRQVEFALFDLAIHRAAGGDNAPDPMEVLKDVRSRVSVIDFPAWHRFPHSFTHIFAGGYAAGYYSYLWAERLSADAYAAFEESPENRHALGEKFRLQVLSRGGTRDALVNFIAFRGREPDNEALLESWGVAA; the protein is encoded by the coding sequence ATGACCGCTGCCAATCCACTGCTCGCCCAGACTGACTTGCCCGCTTATGGCGATATTCGCCCGGAGCATGTCGTCCCCGCTGTTGAGCAGGCGATTGCCGATCACAAAGTGGCCATGGCTGCTCTCGCCGCGAAAGCGGGCGATCCCGGGCTGCTGGCGGCCAAGGCTGAAGCTGACATCGCTTTGGGCCGGGTGTGGGGCGTGGTCGAGCATCTGCTGATGGTTGCCAACACGCCCGAACTGCGCGCCGCCCATGCCGAGGGCCAGCCGCTGATCGATGCCCATTACACCGCCGTCGGGCAGGATCGCGGGCTTTACGAGGCGCTGGCCGCCATCCACCCCGATGCGCTGGACAGCGGTGAGCAGCGCGCTTTGAAGCTTGCCTTGCAGGCGTTTGAACTCTCCGGCGTGGCGCTGGAAGGGCAGGCGCGCGATGATTTTGCCGCTAACCGCGTCGAGCAAGGGCGGCTGGAAACCGAATTTTCCAACGCCGTGCTGGATGCCACACAAGCGTGGCATCTCGAAATCCATGATGAGGCGCGTCTGGCTGGCCTGTCCGAGGCTGATCGTGCCGGGATGGAAGCCGCTGCCCGCGCCGCCGGGCAGGAGGCGGGCTGGCGCGTCACCCTGCATGCGCCCAGCGTGATGGCGGTGCTGTCTCACGCCGATGATCGCGCGCTGCGTCAGGAGGTCTACACCGCCTGGAACACCCGCGCCTCCGATCAGGGGCCCAATGCTGGCCAGTTCGACAACAGCCCGCGCATCGCGGAAATCCTTGAGCGGCGTGGGCGCTCGGCGCTGGCGCTGGGCTTTGGCGATCCGGTGGCGGTTTCGCTTTCCACCAAGATGGCGCGCGATGCCGATGAAGTGGAAGACTTCCTCGGCGGTCTGGGCGCGGCGGCACGCCCCCGCGCGAAGGCGGAGCTGAACGATCTGGGCACCTTCGCCCGCGATCATCTGAACCTGCCGGACATGCAGCCTTGGGATGTGTCATGGGTGGGCGAGGCGGTGCGCCGCGATCGCCATGCGCTCGATACCGCAGAGATCCGCCGCTATCTGCCGCTGCCCCGCGTGCTGGAGGCGCTGTTCGGACTGGTGCATGAGCTGTTCGGCGTGGAAGTCCGCGCTGCCGATGGCGTGCCGGTCTGGCACCCTGATGTGCGCCACTTCACCCTGCACCGCGATGGCGTGGAAGCGCCGGTGGCCGCGCTCTATGCCGATTTCTATGCGCGTGAAGGCAAACGCGGCGGGGCTTGGATGGATGTCTGCCGGGTGCGCCGCCGTGAGGGCGGGGCGCTGGTCACCCCGGTGGCCTATCTCATCACCAATTTTGCGCCGCCGGTGGGGGGCAAGCCCGCCACGCTGCAGCACAATGACATGGTCACGCTGTTCCACGAGATGGGCCACTGTCTGCACCACCTGCTGAGCGAGGTCGATCTGGCCAGCATCGGTGGCATCTCCGGCGTCGAGTGGGATGCTGTCGAACTGCCCAGCCAGTTCCTCGAAAATTTCGCATGGGAACCGGCCACGCTGAAAGCCGCCAGCAGCCATGACGAAACCGGCGAGCCGCTGAGCGATGCATGGATCGAGCGCATGCTGGGCGCGCGCAAATTCCTCGGCGCGATGGGGCTGGTGCGTCAGGTGGAGTTCGCGCTCTTCGATCTGGCGATCCATCGCGCGGCGGGCGGCGACAATGCGCCCGATCCCATGGAAGTGCTGAAGGATGTGCGCAGCCGCGTCTCGGTGATCGACTTCCCCGCGTGGCATCGCTTCCCGCACAGCTTCACCCATATCTTCGCGGGCGGCTATGCGGCGGGCTACTACTCCTATCTCTGGGCCGAGCGCCTCTCCGCCGACGCCTATGCCGCCTTCGAGGAATCCCCCGAAAACCGCCACGCGCTGGGCGAGAAATTCCGCCTTCAGGTGCTGTCGCGCGGGGGCACGCGCGATGCGCTGGTCAACTTCATCGCCTTCCGCGGTCGCGAGCCCGACAATGAGGCCCTGCTGGAAAGCTGGGGCGTGGCTGCCTGA
- the ald gene encoding alanine dehydrogenase translates to MIVGTVKEIKNHEYRVGLTPESVHELTAHGHRVLVESGAGLGIGASDEAYAEAGAELVTTAAEIFAKAEMIVKVKEPQPVERAMLREGQILYTYLHLAPDPEQTKDLVKSGAVCIAYETVTDDFGGLPLLKPMSQVAGRMSIQAGATALEKAHGGRGVLLGGVPGVLPGKVVVIGGGVVGFNAAQMAVGMGADVTILDRSTVVLEKLATHFGASAKTLYASRANLAASVAQADLVIGAVLVPGAAAPKLVSRAMLSTMQPGAVLVDVAIDQGGCFETSHATTHAEPTYVVDGIVHYAVANMPGAVARTSTYALNNATLPHALAIANLGWKEALKRDRHLLAGLNVWAGKVTYEAVARDLGYEPTAPEAALA, encoded by the coding sequence ATGATCGTCGGCACCGTCAAGGAAATCAAAAACCACGAATATCGCGTCGGCCTCACGCCCGAGAGCGTGCATGAGCTGACCGCGCATGGCCATCGCGTGCTGGTGGAAAGCGGCGCGGGTCTGGGCATCGGCGCCAGCGATGAGGCCTATGCCGAGGCGGGCGCTGAACTGGTCACAACCGCCGCCGAAATCTTCGCCAAGGCCGAGATGATCGTGAAGGTGAAGGAGCCTCAGCCTGTCGAGCGCGCCATGCTGCGCGAGGGGCAGATCCTTTACACCTACCTCCACCTCGCGCCCGATCCCGAGCAGACGAAGGATCTGGTCAAGTCGGGCGCGGTGTGCATCGCCTATGAAACCGTGACGGATGATTTTGGCGGGTTGCCACTGCTGAAACCCATGAGTCAGGTTGCGGGCCGCATGTCGATTCAGGCCGGGGCCACCGCGCTGGAGAAGGCCCATGGCGGGCGCGGCGTGCTGCTGGGCGGCGTGCCAGGCGTGCTGCCGGGCAAGGTTGTGGTGATCGGCGGCGGTGTCGTGGGTTTCAATGCGGCGCAGATGGCGGTTGGCATGGGCGCGGATGTGACCATCCTCGATCGCAGCACGGTGGTGCTGGAAAAGCTGGCCACGCATTTCGGTGCCAGCGCCAAGACGCTTTATGCCAGCCGCGCCAATCTGGCGGCCTCTGTCGCTCAGGCCGATCTGGTGATCGGCGCGGTGCTGGTGCCCGGCGCCGCCGCGCCCAAGCTGGTGAGCCGCGCCATGCTCTCCACCATGCAGCCCGGCGCGGTGCTGGTGGATGTGGCCATCGATCAGGGCGGCTGCTTCGAAACCAGCCACGCCACCACCCATGCCGAGCCGACCTATGTCGTCGATGGCATCGTGCATTATGCCGTGGCCAACATGCCCGGCGCCGTAGCGCGCACCAGCACCTATGCGCTGAACAATGCCACGCTGCCGCATGCTCTGGCGATTGCCAACCTCGGCTGGAAGGAAGCGCTGAAGCGCGACAGGCATCTGCTGGCGGGCCTGAATGTCTGGGCCGGCAAGGTGACTTATGAGGCCGTCGCCCGCGATCTGGGCTATGAACCGACCGCGCCAGAGGCCGCTTTGGCCTGA
- the holA gene encoding DNA polymerase III subunit delta encodes MKLTQKDFPAQAARAARECSVFFFCGSDEASVQDAATRILQLLPDPGERVEFTGAELRRDTARLGDEARSTSLFGDRRYLWVRASGDEAHDALEVLVGGERLWPVIVQAPGATDKGKCAKLLEKRDDAVVAMFYPPDLRSVTASVRGMASAAGLRMANDLAERIAAASGLDTRLAQSEVTKLALYLDASPERPRDADMAAFAAIGAATEDDGLNPIVNAVLGGDVARLGGELKRMAEIGLNPVGVLLAVERRASQLAGLAARMGPRGDARAFIEAEKSARRVFWKDADDLTRQLSRWQGPALERLVDRLLILHRQLLTNSQQVELLLAQGLAEITRAAARKR; translated from the coding sequence ATGAAGCTGACGCAGAAGGATTTTCCCGCTCAGGCCGCTCGCGCGGCGCGGGAGTGCAGCGTCTTCTTCTTCTGCGGTTCGGATGAGGCCAGCGTGCAGGATGCCGCCACGCGCATCCTGCAACTGCTGCCCGATCCCGGCGAAAGGGTGGAGTTCACCGGCGCAGAACTGCGCCGCGACACCGCACGGCTGGGTGACGAAGCCCGCTCCACCTCGCTGTTCGGGGACCGGCGTTATCTCTGGGTCCGCGCCTCGGGCGATGAAGCGCATGATGCGCTGGAGGTGCTTGTCGGCGGCGAACGTCTGTGGCCGGTGATCGTTCAGGCACCCGGCGCCACCGACAAGGGCAAATGCGCGAAGCTGCTGGAAAAGCGCGACGACGCCGTGGTGGCGATGTTTTATCCGCCCGATCTGCGTTCTGTCACCGCATCGGTACGCGGCATGGCCAGCGCGGCGGGCCTGCGCATGGCCAATGACCTTGCCGAGCGAATCGCGGCGGCCAGCGGGCTGGATACGCGCCTTGCGCAGTCCGAAGTTACCAAACTGGCACTTTATCTCGACGCCAGCCCGGAACGCCCGCGCGATGCCGATATGGCCGCCTTCGCCGCCATCGGCGCCGCGACTGAGGACGACGGGCTCAATCCCATCGTCAATGCCGTGCTGGGGGGCGATGTGGCGCGGCTGGGCGGTGAACTCAAGCGCATGGCCGAGATCGGCCTGAACCCGGTTGGCGTGCTGCTGGCGGTGGAACGCCGTGCCTCGCAACTGGCTGGTCTTGCCGCCCGCATGGGACCGCGCGGCGATGCCCGCGCCTTTATCGAGGCCGAGAAATCAGCCCGTCGCGTCTTCTGGAAGGATGCCGACGATCTGACTCGCCAATTGTCGCGCTGGCAGGGCCCCGCCCTGGAGCGTCTGGTGGATAGACTCCTGATTCTTCACCGCCAATTATTAACCAATAGTCAGCAAGTTGAGCTTCTTCTGGCCCAGGGCCTGGCCGAAATAACGCGGGCCGCTGCCCGAAAGCGATGA
- a CDS encoding FMN-binding glutamate synthase family protein → MTDAATPTPGHSPIPLAMALFRDEPWRRNVVLWLGSVLCGAGVIGKIVSGSNDWLWLLVAGLPMLALALADLTQRSHSLRRNYPGAARFRWLFESLRPFSRAYLVEGDLDGRPFTHEERDLVYARAHGTADAHPFGTQLDVYSDEYEWLAHSMAPNPDADPDMRVMVGSDQCKLPYSASRLNVSAMSFGALGAHAIEALNLGAKLAGCYHDTGEGSMSPYHLKHGGDVCWQVASGYFGCRDKSGHFDPVMFADHAAHPSVKMIELKLSQGAKPGHGGVLPAAKVTPEIAATRGVPMGEDCVSPPRHSAFSTPRELVEFAAKLRELSGGKPVGIKLCVGLPHELFAIAKAMLATGITLDFMVIDGAEGGTGAAPKELSDKMGMPLREGLVLARNALVGAGLKGQVKLAASGKVTSGASIAVNAALGADWCNAARAFMFSIGCIQSLKCHTGNCPTGIATQSAARQRGLVVPEKAERVARFHGTTLRALHEIIVASGLNSPSDLRPSHLRQRINVAEMRQLDEIYAFARPGELVAGSEDPQLRRWWEAADVDSFQRADGDRLALV, encoded by the coding sequence ATGACCGATGCCGCCACGCCCACACCGGGTCACTCGCCGATTCCCCTCGCCATGGCGCTGTTTCGCGATGAGCCATGGCGGCGCAATGTCGTGCTGTGGCTGGGGAGCGTGCTGTGCGGCGCAGGGGTGATCGGCAAGATCGTCTCGGGCTCGAATGACTGGCTGTGGCTGCTGGTGGCGGGCCTGCCGATGCTGGCTCTGGCGTTGGCGGATCTCACGCAGCGCTCGCACAGTTTGCGGCGCAACTATCCCGGCGCGGCGCGCTTCCGCTGGCTGTTTGAATCGCTGCGTCCCTTCTCCCGCGCCTATCTGGTGGAGGGCGACCTTGATGGTCGCCCCTTCACCCATGAGGAGCGCGATCTGGTCTATGCCCGCGCCCATGGCACGGCGGATGCCCACCCCTTCGGCACCCAGCTCGACGTCTATTCCGACGAATATGAGTGGCTGGCCCACTCCATGGCGCCCAACCCCGATGCCGATCCCGATATGCGGGTGATGGTGGGATCGGACCAGTGCAAGCTGCCCTATTCCGCCTCGCGCCTGAATGTTTCGGCCATGAGCTTCGGCGCGCTGGGCGCCCATGCCATCGAGGCGCTGAATCTGGGGGCCAAGCTGGCGGGCTGCTATCACGACACGGGCGAGGGTTCGATGTCGCCCTATCACCTCAAGCATGGCGGCGATGTGTGCTGGCAGGTCGCCTCGGGCTATTTCGGCTGCCGCGACAAATCGGGCCATTTCGATCCGGTGATGTTCGCCGACCATGCCGCCCATCCTTCCGTCAAGATGATCGAGCTGAAGCTCTCGCAAGGCGCCAAGCCCGGCCATGGTGGTGTGCTGCCCGCCGCCAAGGTGACGCCCGAAATCGCCGCCACCCGCGGCGTGCCCATGGGCGAGGATTGCGTCTCTCCCCCGCGCCACAGCGCCTTTTCCACCCCGCGCGAGCTGGTGGAATTCGCCGCGAAACTGCGAGAGCTTTCGGGCGGCAAGCCGGTGGGGATCAAGCTCTGCGTCGGCCTGCCGCATGAGCTGTTCGCCATCGCCAAGGCCATGCTCGCCACCGGCATCACGCTCGATTTCATGGTGATCGACGGCGCCGAGGGCGGCACCGGCGCCGCCCCCAAGGAACTCTCCGACAAGATGGGCATGCCCCTGCGCGAAGGGCTGGTGCTGGCCCGCAACGCGCTGGTCGGCGCGGGGCTGAAAGGGCAGGTGAAGCTGGCGGCCAGCGGCAAGGTCACCTCCGGCGCCTCCATCGCGGTGAACGCCGCGCTGGGCGCCGACTGGTGCAACGCCGCGCGCGCCTTCATGTTCTCGATCGGCTGCATCCAGTCGCTCAAGTGCCATACTGGCAACTGCCCCACCGGCATCGCCACCCAATCGGCGGCCCGCCAGCGCGGGCTGGTGGTGCCCGAAAAGGCCGAGCGCGTGGCGCGTTTCCACGGCACCACATTGCGGGCCCTGCATGAGATCATCGTGGCAAGCGGCCTCAACAGCCCTTCGGATCTGCGGCCCTCGCATCTGCGCCAGAGGATCAACGTCGCCGAGATGCGCCAGCTGGACGAAATCTACGCCTTCGCCCGGCCCGGAGAGCTGGTGGCGGGCAGCGAAGACCCGCAGCTGCGCCGCTGGTGGGAGGCCGCCGATGTCGACAGCTTCCAGCGCGCGGATGGGGATCGGTTGGCTCTGGTTTAA
- the lptE gene encoding LPS assembly lipoprotein LptE, which yields MKRFLALALIATPVLGGCGLHPLYEGGSHAAVSQGLDNVDVPAIPGQKGWLMRNALEDRMHPTGNRDGAKRFRLDVRLDDKLEGLGLLANDSVGRERRTLRARYQLVDTTTGEILLDATAGSDAGIDVVSSEYATVAAEQTALENLTRVVADRIVTSLAVRLRKGDIEADPQPADNTPQPKR from the coding sequence ATGAAGCGCTTTCTGGCCCTTGCCCTGATCGCCACGCCTGTTCTGGGCGGCTGCGGGCTGCATCCGCTCTATGAGGGGGGCAGCCATGCGGCGGTCTCGCAGGGGCTCGACAATGTCGATGTACCGGCGATTCCGGGGCAGAAGGGCTGGCTGATGCGCAATGCCCTTGAGGACCGGATGCACCCCACCGGCAACCGCGATGGCGCCAAGCGCTTCCGTCTCGATGTGCGGCTGGATGACAAGCTGGAAGGTCTTGGCCTGCTGGCCAACGATTCGGTGGGCCGCGAAAGGCGCACCCTGCGTGCGCGCTATCAGCTGGTGGACACCACCACGGGCGAGATTCTGCTCGACGCCACCGCCGGTTCGGATGCGGGCATCGATGTGGTCTCCAGCGAATATGCCACCGTGGCCGCCGAGCAGACTGCGCTGGAGAACCTGACCCGCGTGGTGGCCGATCGCATCGTCACCTCGCTGGCGGTGCGTCTGCGCAAGGGCGATATCGAGGCTGACCCCCAGCCCGCCGACAACACCCCGCAGCCCAAGCGCTGA
- a CDS encoding carbohydrate porin: MARSILRPLVSLAVLGASPVPFAYAQNADAPASDQSAAAKPDQTYAIHAQSTLVVQGVKGFASPYTGDNSLHPHDTEETVDATLYLGVRPWKGAELWVNPEIDQGFGLSNTLGVAGFPSAEAYKVGKNNPYFKLQRLFLRQTIALGGKALTLDAAANQLRSTTTQNRIVITAGKMGVGDVFDTNSYAHDPRGDFLNWSLVDTGSFDYAANAWGYTYGAAVEWYQGDWTLRGGLFTLSKIPNGEELGTNLHQNEIVAEIEHRHTLLGQPGAVRITGFRNRGMFARYDDAVALARATGDTPDLAPVRRMQNRAGISLNAEQSLTANLGVFLRAGTTNGAIETYDFTDIDRTIAFGGALKGKGWGRAQDTFALAFVNNAISQSFQRYLAAGGIGVLVGDGALPHPGDERILEAYYTYRPVSWASATVDFQHIANPGYNRDRGPANVLAARLHVGF, encoded by the coding sequence ATGGCCCGTTCGATCCTGCGTCCTCTTGTTTCGCTTGCTGTGCTGGGCGCCTCGCCCGTGCCTTTTGCCTATGCCCAAAATGCCGATGCCCCCGCTTCGGATCAGTCTGCTGCGGCCAAGCCCGATCAGACTTACGCCATCCATGCCCAATCGACGCTGGTGGTGCAGGGCGTGAAGGGTTTCGCTTCGCCCTACACCGGTGACAACAGCCTGCACCCGCATGACACCGAGGAGACTGTGGACGCCACGCTCTATCTGGGCGTGCGGCCGTGGAAGGGCGCGGAACTCTGGGTCAATCCCGAGATCGATCAGGGCTTTGGCCTGTCCAACACGCTGGGCGTGGCCGGCTTCCCCAGTGCCGAGGCCTATAAGGTCGGCAAGAACAATCCCTATTTCAAGCTGCAGCGCCTGTTCCTGCGCCAGACCATCGCGCTGGGCGGCAAGGCGCTGACGCTGGACGCCGCCGCCAACCAGCTGCGCAGCACCACCACGCAGAATCGCATCGTCATCACCGCAGGCAAGATGGGCGTGGGCGATGTGTTCGACACCAACAGCTACGCCCATGATCCGCGCGGCGACTTCCTGAACTGGTCGCTGGTGGACACCGGCAGCTTCGATTACGCCGCCAACGCCTGGGGCTACACCTATGGCGCGGCGGTGGAATGGTATCAGGGCGACTGGACCCTGCGCGGCGGCCTGTTCACCCTCTCCAAGATCCCCAATGGTGAGGAGCTGGGCACCAACCTCCACCAGAACGAGATCGTGGCCGAGATCGAGCATCGCCACACGCTGCTGGGCCAGCCGGGCGCGGTGCGCATCACCGGCTTCCGCAACCGGGGCATGTTCGCACGCTATGACGATGCCGTGGCACTGGCCCGCGCGACGGGTGACACCCCCGATCTGGCCCCGGTGCGCCGCATGCAGAACCGCGCGGGCATTTCGCTGAACGCCGAGCAGAGCCTCACCGCCAATCTGGGCGTGTTCCTGCGCGCGGGCACCACCAATGGCGCGATCGAGACCTATGATTTCACCGATATCGATCGCACGATCGCTTTCGGCGGCGCGCTGAAGGGCAAGGGCTGGGGCCGGGCGCAGGACACATTCGCGCTGGCCTTCGTGAACAACGCCATTTCGCAGAGCTTCCAGCGCTATCTGGCGGCGGGCGGCATCGGCGTGCTGGTGGGCGACGGCGCCCTGCCTCACCCCGGCGATGAGCGCATTCTGGAAGCCTATTACACCTATCGTCCGGTCAGCTGGGCCAGCGCGACGGTGGATTTCCAGCATATCGCCAACCCCGGCTACAACCGCGATCGCGGCCCGGCCAATGTGTTGGCCGCACGGCTGCATGTCGGTTTCTGA
- a CDS encoding glycoside hydrolase family 16 protein, with product MIRALGIALAGSALVAPAPAADMQALDLSRFCPFFMEDFQNFRIAPRSLEHADWIAHTPWNGDFGDAAFSDPEPEGPFAVDKGVLRITARKGKDGRWRSGLIAAGDAQGRGHGVRYGYFEARMQLPPGPGTWPAFWLQTLHNVADGTPSVELDAIEYYGHNPRAFQTGLLVWHGNKPVGGNKAISVPEGALVQGFHTYGIAVLPETITYYLDRRPVWRQPTPPELTRPMFPLVNLALGSGYPIDHTPDPSVLLVSYVHVYAWRAEGGAGCQKERKG from the coding sequence ATGATCCGAGCATTGGGAATCGCACTGGCTGGCTCTGCCCTGGTAGCTCCCGCGCCTGCTGCCGATATGCAGGCGTTGGATCTCTCCCGGTTCTGCCCCTTCTTTATGGAGGATTTTCAGAATTTTCGCATAGCTCCGCGCAGTCTGGAACACGCCGACTGGATCGCCCATACCCCATGGAACGGCGATTTCGGCGATGCGGCTTTCAGCGATCCGGAGCCGGAGGGGCCGTTTGCTGTCGACAAGGGCGTGCTGCGGATCACAGCGCGCAAAGGCAAGGATGGGCGCTGGCGCTCGGGGCTGATTGCAGCGGGGGATGCTCAAGGGCGCGGGCACGGCGTGCGCTATGGCTATTTCGAGGCGCGGATGCAGCTGCCGCCGGGGCCGGGCACCTGGCCGGCCTTCTGGTTGCAGACACTGCATAATGTGGCTGACGGCACGCCCTCCGTGGAACTGGATGCCATCGAATATTACGGCCACAACCCCAGGGCGTTTCAGACCGGGCTGCTGGTCTGGCATGGCAACAAGCCGGTGGGGGGCAACAAGGCGATTTCCGTGCCCGAAGGCGCGCTGGTGCAAGGCTTTCACACCTATGGCATCGCCGTTCTGCCCGAAACAATTACCTATTACCTCGACCGCCGCCCGGTGTGGCGGCAACCGACACCCCCGGAACTGACAAGGCCGATGTTTCCACTGGTCAATCTGGCGTTGGGCTCAGGCTATCCGATCGATCATACGCCCGACCCTTCCGTGCTGCTGGTGAGCTATGTGCATGTCTATGCATGGCGAGCAGAGGGGGGGGCCGGCTGTCAGAAGGAGCGCAAGGGCTGA
- a CDS encoding metal/formaldehyde-sensitive transcriptional repressor, translating to MSHVAAEKQKLLNRLKRLRGQIDALERAVEADVECARVLQQATACRGALEGFIVEVIEDHIREHMVDPALPAADPRSQAAEELVAILRSYLR from the coding sequence ATGAGCCACGTCGCCGCCGAGAAGCAGAAGCTGCTTAACCGCCTCAAACGCCTGCGCGGCCAGATCGATGCTCTGGAGCGCGCGGTGGAGGCCGATGTGGAATGCGCCCGCGTGCTGCAGCAGGCCACGGCCTGCCGGGGCGCGCTGGAGGGCTTTATCGTCGAGGTGATCGAAGACCATATCCGCGAGCATATGGTCGATCCGGCCCTGCCCGCCGCCGATCCGCGCAGCCAGGCAGCCGAAGAGCTGGTGGCGATCCTGCGCTCCTATCTGCGCTGA
- a CDS encoding Lrp/AsnC family transcriptional regulator — protein MDRIDSRLLEALQADSQASISVLAEKIGLSPSACHRRIKALEDAGIIRGYGARVDAAKVGIGLHVLIDITLVSQSREAMERFERAVGDFPDILECHLLSGTADYRLRTAARDMADFDRLHRECLARLPGVSAMHSSFVIRTVKGWNGFVLGV, from the coding sequence ATGGATCGTATCGACAGCCGCCTGCTGGAAGCCCTTCAGGCCGACTCTCAGGCCTCCATCTCCGTGTTGGCGGAAAAGATCGGTCTCTCCCCCTCCGCCTGCCACCGCCGGATCAAGGCGCTGGAGGATGCAGGCATCATCCGCGGCTATGGCGCGCGGGTGGATGCAGCGAAGGTCGGCATCGGCCTGCATGTGCTGATCGACATCACGCTGGTCAGCCAGAGCCGCGAGGCCATGGAGCGTTTCGAGCGCGCCGTGGGCGATTTTCCCGATATTCTGGAATGCCATCTGTTGTCAGGCACGGCGGATTACCGTCTGCGCACAGCGGCGCGCGATATGGCGGATTTTGATCGGCTGCATCGGGAGTGTCTGGCGCGATTACCGGGGGTGAGCGCGATGCATTCCAGCTTCGTGATCCGCACGGTGAAGGGATGGAATGGGTTTGTTTTGGGGGTTTGA